The following coding sequences are from one Octopus bimaculoides isolate UCB-OBI-ISO-001 chromosome 3, ASM119413v2, whole genome shotgun sequence window:
- the LOC106877834 gene encoding mitochondrial import receptor subunit TOM20 homolog: protein MLPKSPLGIAAAGVGICFLGYCIYFDHKRRSDPSFKQKLRERREKQRQNAKKRPNPLPPMNSPLEMQKFFLQEVHNGEELLGQGDINGGIEHLSNAVAVCSQPHQLLQVLQQTLPGHVFQKLLEQLPTVTQRFADSNSAESSSKVTEEELE from the exons ATGTTACCTAAGTCACCTCTTGGGATTGCTGCTGCCGGTGTAGGGATATGTTTTTTAGgttattgcatttattttgatCACAAAAGAAGGAGCGACCCATCATTTAAACAGAAACTTCGTGAAA GACGAGAGAAGCAGCGTCAGAATGCCAAAAAACGACCTAATCCA cTTCCTCCAATGAATAGCCCTCTGGAAATGCAGAAATTTTTCTTACAAGAAGTTCATAACGGTGAAGAATTATTAggtcaag GCGATATTAATGGAGGAATAGAGCATCTCAGTAATGCTGTTGCTGTCTGTAGTCAGCCTCATCAGTTGCTCCAAGTACTACAGCAGACACTTCCAGGCCATGTATTCCAGAAGCTATTAGAGCAACTACCAACTGTAACACAA cGTTTTGCAGATAGTAACTCAGCTGAATCCTCAAGCAAAGTGACAGAAGAGGAACTGGAATAA